Proteins co-encoded in one Prosthecobacter algae genomic window:
- a CDS encoding ABC transporter ATP-binding protein produces the protein MSIQEELGASSTAKLHIHNVSKLFRGARQTVTALEDINLQVEDGEFVCLLGASGCGKSTLLNLIAGLEKPTEGSIQSDGQDITGPGRQRMVMFQEHALFPWLDVMGNVLFGLNLKPGLTQDDRRELAMFYLKLVGLEKFSQSNIHELSGGMKQRVALARALAPNPQVLLMDEPFAALDAMTREQLYADLQNIQQKRRKTVVFVTHNVREAVCLGDRVVLFTPRPGRIHNEYRVDLPRPRDINDVAVAQLASAITADLKKNTPSA, from the coding sequence ATGAGCATCCAAGAGGAACTGGGAGCATCCAGCACTGCCAAACTGCACATCCACAATGTCTCGAAGCTTTTCCGTGGGGCTCGGCAGACAGTCACGGCCCTGGAGGACATCAACCTGCAGGTGGAGGACGGCGAATTCGTCTGCCTGCTGGGTGCCAGCGGCTGTGGCAAGAGCACGCTGCTCAACCTGATCGCTGGCCTGGAGAAGCCCACCGAGGGCAGCATCCAGTCGGATGGGCAGGACATCACGGGGCCAGGGCGGCAGCGCATGGTCATGTTTCAGGAACACGCGCTTTTCCCCTGGCTAGATGTCATGGGCAATGTGCTTTTTGGACTGAACCTGAAGCCGGGCCTCACGCAGGATGACCGGCGTGAACTGGCCATGTTTTATCTCAAGCTGGTCGGGTTGGAAAAGTTTTCCCAGTCTAACATTCACGAACTCTCCGGGGGCATGAAGCAGCGTGTGGCGCTGGCCCGTGCCCTCGCCCCAAATCCCCAAGTGCTGCTGATGGATGAGCCCTTTGCTGCCCTGGATGCGATGACCCGGGAGCAGCTCTACGCTGACCTGCAAAACATCCAGCAAAAGCGCCGGAAGACGGTTGTGTTTGTCACCCACAACGTCCGTGAAGCCGTGTGTTTGGGAGACCGTGTGGTCCTCTTCACTCCACGCCCCGGACGCATCCACAACGAGTATCGCGTGGACCTGCCACGACCTCGCGACATCAACGATGTGGCCGTAGCCCAACTCGCTAGCGCCATTACGGCTGACCTCAAAAAAAATACCCCTTCTGCATGA
- a CDS encoding ABC transporter substrate-binding protein, translated as MNRRHFLSTLSAAGLAACSKKPADANAPLRFGHFPNITHIQGLVAHALSRQGKGWFEPRLGVPVEWFVYNAGPSATEAIFARSLDVTYIGPSPVLNAYAKSKGTEIRILSGAATGGSALVVRPEAGIQTPADFKGKRIATPQLGNTQDVQLRAWLADNGIKVTATGGEASVLPTQNPDQLALFIKRDIDAVWTVEPWVSRLELEAGGKIFVEDKGTFATILASSVAFVKDRPELAKKLVSAHEELTEWIQKNPLEARKLIQSELKELTTKAPGEALLDRALPRVVLNTEVNRSGLDEMVVAAQKAGFLKDIPSLDALLPQL; from the coding sequence ATGAACCGCAGACACTTCCTTTCCACTCTCAGTGCCGCAGGTCTCGCTGCCTGCAGCAAAAAGCCAGCCGATGCCAATGCCCCGCTGCGCTTTGGCCATTTCCCAAACATCACTCACATTCAGGGACTGGTCGCTCATGCCCTGAGTCGTCAGGGCAAGGGCTGGTTTGAGCCGCGCCTGGGCGTGCCTGTGGAGTGGTTTGTTTACAATGCAGGTCCCTCGGCCACGGAGGCTATCTTTGCCCGTTCGTTGGATGTGACTTACATTGGCCCCAGCCCCGTGCTGAATGCGTATGCCAAGTCCAAAGGCACGGAGATCCGTATTCTTTCCGGGGCAGCCACAGGTGGCAGTGCCCTGGTGGTCCGGCCAGAGGCAGGCATCCAAACACCTGCTGATTTTAAGGGGAAACGCATCGCCACCCCGCAGCTCGGCAATACCCAGGATGTGCAGTTGCGCGCCTGGTTGGCCGACAACGGGATCAAGGTCACTGCGACCGGGGGCGAGGCTTCCGTGCTGCCCACTCAGAATCCGGATCAGTTGGCCCTCTTCATCAAGCGGGACATCGATGCTGTGTGGACGGTGGAGCCATGGGTTAGCCGTCTGGAACTGGAAGCGGGTGGAAAAATCTTCGTCGAAGACAAAGGTACCTTTGCCACCATTCTGGCCTCCAGCGTCGCCTTTGTGAAGGATCGCCCCGAACTGGCGAAGAAACTGGTGTCTGCCCATGAGGAACTCACCGAATGGATCCAGAAAAACCCACTTGAGGCACGCAAGCTCATCCAGTCCGAACTCAAGGAACTGACGACCAAGGCACCGGGGGAAGCGCTGCTGGACCGCGCCCTCCCACGGGTAGTCCTCAACACCGAGGTCAACCGCAGCGGCCTGGACGAAATGGTGGTGGCCGCCCAGAAGGCTGGCTTCCTCAAAGACATCCCATCCCTGGATGCCTTGCTGCCCCAACTTTGA